In Clostridium sp., one DNA window encodes the following:
- a CDS encoding YhgE/Pip domain-containing protein, with product MKVVFKILKRDFRSITGNLAVLITIIIFCFLPSSYAIVNIKASWDPYSKTNTSRLPIAVVNKDEGGSINGKTINVGNQIINELKKDRSINWVTIDEWQGNYGLNTGKYYSLIEIPEDFSNRLLTLVTPEPQKPNIVYRSNEKLNAAATEITSQAKDVLADRIKSNFVKISSREVLKQMNYAGKRLNDYKPEILQIKDSLENSIKVIDETKKYLSGINENSREMQDYLNKLKNDTPKLFKQMDSLQNIVSHGKSLAQSTRQTVSSAQSDLSSGINEIQSRNTQLQAILSGLENMNSEFVNPTVVNNAIDQMDNLSDSMIEKIDSNIKILNTIDNVLPNNGAVKLIDALSNMKNTMQMEKGYLLQLKQLININGSKENIDSIIAQLSKIGNQLSSDTANIYDVYSSTGQMLDNMSDNVDRSLESYDKILQSTKEIIPQLNLLANTGISISEISISHINQINKRLGDIQNKLDQLSSSMNMINEKNLDYIIHIMWENPEISNLLSSPVELKNVQLYNLGLFGYGVTPFYTTLSIWVGILLLSTILTCRCREFEDGTKVNMIQEYSGKLFLFMGLSLIQTSVTILGEFLILGIRPMNIPAMIEVAFMTSITFSVIIFTCIFILGNVGKALVTVLMIFQIFGTGGIYPLEIISTRLANMAPFLPFTYSINGFREAIGGPNWDHLLKIFGMFGCFMGAFFIITPLKKVFQKQIQQMENEFKKSQL from the coding sequence ATGAAGGTTGTATTTAAAATATTAAAAAGGGATTTTAGAAGTATAACAGGAAATCTTGCTGTACTCATAACTATTATAATATTCTGCTTTCTTCCATCTTCTTATGCAATTGTTAATATAAAAGCATCCTGGGATCCATACTCAAAAACTAATACGAGCAGGCTTCCCATTGCAGTGGTCAATAAGGATGAAGGCGGCAGTATTAACGGAAAAACTATAAATGTGGGAAATCAGATTATAAATGAATTAAAAAAGGACAGAAGTATCAACTGGGTTACCATAGACGAGTGGCAGGGAAACTATGGACTTAATACTGGAAAGTACTATTCATTGATAGAAATTCCAGAGGATTTTTCAAACAGGCTTCTTACGCTTGTTACTCCGGAGCCTCAAAAACCAAATATAGTATATAGATCTAATGAGAAACTGAATGCAGCGGCTACAGAAATTACAAGCCAGGCGAAAGATGTACTGGCAGACCGGATCAAATCAAATTTTGTAAAAATAAGCAGTAGAGAAGTTCTAAAACAGATGAATTACGCAGGTAAAAGATTAAACGATTATAAACCTGAAATTTTACAGATTAAGGATTCTCTGGAGAATTCCATTAAAGTCATAGATGAAACAAAAAAATATTTATCGGGAATAAATGAAAATTCAAGGGAAATGCAGGATTACCTGAATAAGCTTAAAAATGATACTCCAAAGCTTTTCAAGCAGATGGATAGCCTTCAGAATATTGTAAGTCATGGCAAATCACTTGCCCAGTCCACAAGACAGACTGTAAGTTCAGCACAGAGCGATCTGTCAAGCGGGATAAATGAGATCCAGTCCCGGAATACTCAGCTTCAAGCCATTTTGTCAGGACTTGAAAATATGAATAGTGAATTTGTAAATCCAACTGTTGTAAACAATGCTATAGATCAGATGGATAATCTAAGCGATTCAATGATAGAAAAAATCGACAGTAATATCAAAATACTCAATACTATAGATAATGTACTGCCAAACAATGGTGCGGTGAAACTCATAGATGCTCTGAGCAATATGAAGAATACCATGCAGATGGAAAAAGGTTACCTTTTACAATTGAAGCAGCTCATCAACATTAATGGCTCAAAGGAAAATATAGATTCAATTATAGCTCAGCTCTCTAAAATAGGAAATCAACTGTCATCAGATACAGCGAATATATATGATGTTTATTCAAGTACCGGACAGATGCTGGACAATATGAGTGATAATGTTGATAGAAGCCTGGAGAGTTATGATAAGATTCTTCAATCTACAAAAGAAATTATCCCACAGCTTAATTTGCTGGCAAATACAGGCATTTCAATCAGTGAAATATCAATCTCGCATATAAATCAGATAAACAAAAGACTTGGTGATATTCAAAACAAGCTGGATCAGTTAAGCAGCAGCATGAATATGATAAATGAAAAAAATCTTGATTACATAATACATATAATGTGGGAAAATCCTGAAATTTCAAACCTATTGTCATCGCCGGTAGAGTTGAAAAACGTTCAGCTTTATAATCTTGGATTATTTGGATATGGAGTAACTCCTTTTTATACTACGCTGTCCATATGGGTTGGCATACTTCTTCTCTCAACCATACTTACATGTAGATGCAGAGAATTTGAAGATGGAACAAAAGTCAATATGATTCAGGAATATTCAGGAAAATTATTTCTCTTTATGGGCCTTTCTTTAATACAGACATCTGTAACTATTCTCGGAGAATTTTTGATATTGGGAATAAGGCCAATGAATATACCTGCCATGATAGAAGTTGCATTTATGACCAGTATAACATTTTCCGTAATAATCTTCACATGTATATTCATATTAGGAAATGTAGGAAAAGCCCTGGTTACAGTTCTCATGATATTCCAAATTTTTGGAACAGGTGGTATATATCCTCTTGAAATTATTTCAACAAGACTTGCCAACATGGCACCATTTTTGCCATTTACATACTCCATAAATGGGTTCAGGGAAGCAATTGGAGGCCCAAATTGGGATCACCTTCTTAAAATATTTGGAATGTTTGGCTGTTTTATGGGGGCATTTTTTATAATCACTCCTCTTAAAAAGGTATTTCAAAAGCAGATACAGCAGATGGAAAATGAATTTAAAAAGTCACAACTTTAA
- a CDS encoding PadR family transcriptional regulator, with translation MLENLTEMLKGVLEGCVLEIISRKETYGYEITRRLNALGFTDVVDGTVYTILIRLERSKLVEVTKKPSDKGPPRKFFLLNDRGREELQKFWKKWEFISSKINELKEEQF, from the coding sequence ATGCTGGAAAACCTAACGGAAATGCTCAAAGGCGTGCTTGAGGGCTGTGTTCTTGAAATAATCAGCCGCAAAGAAACCTATGGCTACGAAATCACACGGCGGCTGAATGCCCTCGGCTTCACAGATGTTGTGGATGGAACGGTGTACACCATTCTGATCCGGCTTGAAAGAAGCAAGCTGGTAGAGGTCACCAAAAAACCCTCCGACAAGGGACCGCCGCGAAAATTTTTCCTGCTCAATGACAGGGGGCGTGAAGAGCTGCAGAAGTTCTGGAAAAAATGGGAGTTCATATCATCAAAAATTAATGAGTTAAAGGAGGAGCAATTTTAA
- a CDS encoding DUF1048 domain-containing protein, with translation MSEFFDNYLNIKKIVKNKREYKRQMKRVEALPEDYQYVFKKIQKYMWMFAAGSGYDMIKIHYDLIELFEAGAAEGKHVLEITGEDVAAFCDELLRNARTYTEDWHQALNRDILKKFGREKKQ, from the coding sequence ATGTCTGAGTTTTTTGACAATTATTTGAATATCAAAAAAATTGTGAAGAACAAGCGGGAGTACAAACGACAGATGAAAAGAGTTGAAGCTCTGCCGGAAGATTATCAGTATGTATTTAAAAAAATCCAGAAATACATGTGGATGTTTGCAGCGGGTTCAGGATATGACATGATAAAGATCCATTATGACCTGATAGAACTATTTGAGGCCGGTGCGGCGGAAGGAAAGCATGTTTTGGAAATTACCGGTGAGGATGTGGCAGCGTTCTGCGACGAACTTCTGCGCAATGCCAGGACATATACGGAAGACTGGCACCAGGCGCTCAACCGTGACATACTGAAAAAGTTCGGAAGGGAGAAAAAACAATGA
- a CDS encoding DUF1048 domain-containing protein, translating into MNFWEKITGSDMTKEMKTFELRAKKLPDDYQAAWEKINANLWPHSDFTGRNLMPILDSVLGFLEEAAVDGESVQEVLGDDIKGFCSALAGEEGAKSYRDKWRQQLNNNVARKLSRLDK; encoded by the coding sequence ATGAATTTTTGGGAAAAGATAACAGGCAGCGACATGACTAAAGAAATGAAAACTTTTGAATTGCGTGCCAAAAAGCTGCCGGATGATTACCAAGCGGCATGGGAAAAAATTAATGCTAATCTTTGGCCGCACTCAGATTTCACTGGCCGCAACCTGATGCCGATTCTTGACAGTGTACTCGGTTTTCTCGAAGAAGCAGCGGTGGACGGTGAGAGTGTTCAGGAGGTTTTGGGTGACGATATCAAAGGCTTCTGTTCAGCGCTGGCCGGTGAAGAAGGGGCAAAATCTTATCGCGACAAGTGGCGTCAGCAGCTCAACAATAATGTTGCCAGGAAATTAAGTAGATTAGATAAATAG
- a CDS encoding DUF1048 domain-containing protein yields MRIQDIIEGKKEWRAHMARVKALPQDYQIVYKEIQKYLFKVGVVELTDVMGLLSGIMDLFEEGASSGKNVLEVTGRDVAAFCDDLIKDSKTYVDIYQESVDQEVSKAMKKVMDKTK; encoded by the coding sequence ATGAGAATACAGGATATCATCGAAGGCAAAAAAGAGTGGCGGGCGCACATGGCACGTGTCAAAGCGCTCCCGCAGGATTATCAGATTGTTTATAAAGAGATTCAAAAATATCTCTTTAAGGTCGGCGTTGTTGAGCTAACCGACGTGATGGGTTTGCTCTCGGGGATTATGGATCTTTTTGAAGAGGGCGCATCCTCGGGGAAAAACGTGCTCGAAGTGACGGGCCGTGACGTAGCGGCTTTTTGCGACGATCTGATTAAAGATTCAAAAACTTACGTTGACATCTATCAGGAATCTGTTGATCAGGAAGTTAGCAAGGCTATGAAAAAAGTTATGGATAAAACAAAGTGA